TCTCAATGGAATCTATCTCCTTGTAAAATTTGGCTACCTCTACATAATCTTCTTTGTTGAAGTGCGGCCCTGTTATTACTTCCCCGCTCTTCATGAAATACGTCCCTCCGGTGGTCATTACACCTTTCTTAAGGTCTGATTTTCTTCGGGCCGCCAGTTCCGGTTCCACGCCCGTTTCTGCGGAGGGTTCTACCCCGACGGCATAAACCTTTATGCCAAGTCTTGAGGCCAGTCTGAGCGGCCTTGCGGGGTTTATACCCACGTTATATATGCCGTCGGTAAAGAGTATGATTATCCTGTTTTTCTTTGTCCCCAGCTCCTTGGCAACCTCCAGGGCGTAGTCTCCCAGTTTCTCTCTGTTAATGCTGTGTCTCAACTTCTTAATCTCAAACTTGGTGCCCATGTCACCCTCAATGAGCGCGATTATGGCGGTGAAAAGCCCCTCGCCGATAGCCGTCTGAAAACCCACCTGAGAGGCATGGATTCTCTTTATGGAATTCTCAAGCAGTGAGTATTCCTGAGTAGGCAGGACGACGAGCGCCGCGTCTGTGCCGAATATAGTTATGCCGATAAGGTCGTTTGGCCTCTCTCCTACAAAATCCGTGACTATCCCTTTAATCTCCTCCATGGCGTTGCCCGTCATGCTGAACGAGGTATCTATTGCCATTATCATCTCCCTGCCCTGTGTGTTCACCTCTATCTCCTGCAGGTCTGAGAGCGGATGGCAGAGCGCTATAATTGTCGCAGTGACGGCCAGGAACCACAACGCGCGTGGAAGCCTTATCGCTAAGGCCTTGAGCGGAGAGAGCTTCGGCAGCCTCCCAAGGCTTGAATATCCCACGTATCCACGCCATCTGAACAGCCGGAAGAGTAGATACATGAGCGGTATTAAGAGTAAAAATACGGGTGCTTCCAGGCTCATTTGTCTTCGCCGCCAGGCTGGAGCAGCTCCTCAATCCTGCCGATTAGCTCCTCAACCTTTTTTCTTTCCAGGCTTCCGCCAAAAATCTGCGTGTCCAGTCCCCTGAGTATCTCCTCCGAGGGCAGGGCTATCTCTGCGGGTATCCTGGTGAGCATTTCGGAAGTGGTTATCGCCAACGCCTTTTCCCTTGGCATGTTTGATAGTGACCCGAGATAGACCCTCAGCGCCGTATCCACGCCCTCCAGATGCTTTCGGTCCTGGTATTTCTCTCCGCTGAAGCGGAACGAAGACAGGAGCGCCCTTAACCCCTGCACTACCAGTTCGGGTGTTTCAGACGGCTCCTCTTTGGGAGGAAAGAAGTTCTCCCTGATGCTGCGCAGCCCCGCCGGAACAAGCACGAGGAGAAAGAGGGAGACGCCAAGGAATATCAAGAAGTAGCCCCTGAAGTAAAGCTCGCTCCTACTGTAGGTTATCGGTCCTTTTTGGCCCTCCAGCGGGACATCCACCACCTTAAGGAGTTTATTGATGATAACGGGGACAGGCTGTGTTTGTACTTCCTCCATTTCTACGACCTTTTGCTTCTCGCCGCCCAGTCCATCCGGCTTATAATAGAATACGGAGACCGGGGGTATCTCGTACTTCCTCTTCTCTCCCCCCATCTCGTAGATGGATAGATAGTAGTCAAGCTTCAGCTTCTTTATCTGTGGTGTCTCTTCATGCTGGAAAGACGAGTGTAAGAGGACAAATGGCTCAAAACTGACCTCCTGTAGATTTTTTAACAGTATCTCCGTATCCTTTTCATAAAGGATTGTAAGGTGGTAACGTATTATGTCCCCAATCTGGATGACGTCTTTATCGACCTTGCCTATTATTGTCAGAGGGACCTTCTTTACGGTTATGGGAGTTGAGGTGGCCAGCCCCTCCATCTGTGCCACTTCGTCTACAAACGAGACGCCGAAGGAGGGTACCGTATACTTGCCCTCTTTTGCGTCTTCCGGGAGGGACAGGATATACTGAATGACCCTAAAGTCTCGTTCGTTGTCAAATATCTGTCTCTCCCCGACGGTTACGTTGTCTACCTTAAACGGCGAGAGGTCAACATCCATCAGGTCCTCAAAGTGGACGTTTATCCCCAACCTCCAGATTACCTGCACCGTGAGTATCAGGGCCTTGCCGGTCACCAGTCTGTGTGTACCCGGGAAGATCCAAATCTCTATGGGCTTTGTTTCGGTCTTTTCAAGCATGGCGGTGGGAGAGGGTGGTTCGGGAGTCGTTTCCGGGGCATACTGGGCACTTACACAAAACGGGTATAAACACAATACAATAAAGAAGGTTATGACTATGACAATGAACCTCTTCATCCCTTCACCGCCCTTCTTGTCCTCGCCCTTTTCTCGAAGAAGTTTGCGAGCATGTTCACCCATACTCCCTCGTCTTCTCCTGTCTTTACGACTAAGTAGTCCAGACCGAGGCGTATAAACAGTTTGGCAAACCGTTCTCCCGTAAGAGGTTGCGAGAGGTCCAGGAAGCCAAACTCCCGGCTTTCCATGTCGCGCACCGCCAGAAAGGCCCTTGCCCCGGGAAGCACGTCCTCACGCTCGTCCTTAATCACAATGGGGATTACCTCGTGCTTCTTTGAAAGGGTGGATAAAGAGGCATGATAATTCTCTTCTGCGATAAAGTCAGACAGAATGAATACCACACTGGGAGCCAGGCTAAGACTGTTGACATAGACAAAGGCGGCATCCAGGTCTGTGAGTGTGCCGTGTGGTTCTTCCGCCTTCAGCGCGCTCATCAGCCTGAGGAGCTGTCTCTGGTTTAAGTTCGGAGGGAAATATCTCTCCACACGGTCGGTAAAGGTGAGAAGCCCGACAGGGTTGCCGCTCTCTCCCACCACCTCTGTCAGTATGGAAAGGACAGAGAACAGGACGTCTTCCTTTATTACCTCTCTTGCGCCGAATTTCCTGGAAGCACTTTTGTCAATGAGAAACAGCACCGAAGTCCTCCGGTCAGGGAGGCTGACTCTTATGTGAAGGCTCCTAGTCCTTGCCGTTGTCTTCCAGTCGATGGCGCGGAGGCTGTCACCGGGCTGATATTCCCTTATCTCGTCGAGTTCAAGGCCCCTCGGGCCAGTAACCGAACCGGTGAAAGGACCCTCGAACAGGCTTGAGGCGAGCCTGCGGAAATATAGTTGGATTTTTCTAGTTCTCGTCCTTTGGGTCATCTTTATTCAAGTCTTGGCACCGTCTCAAGCATGTCTCTTATGACTTCATCAGGGTCTATGTCGCTGGACTCTGCCTGGTGGGTCAGAATTACCCTGTGTCTGAGTACGGGGTAGGCCATGTCCTGTACGTGCTCCGGTAGCACTGTGTCGTCGCCCTTGATAAACGCGTATGTCCTCGCGGCCTTGGCCAGAGAGATAGAGGCCCTGGGTGAAGCGCCATAAAGCACCACACCCTTTATGAAACCGTTTGTGCTCTCTTCAGGCCTTGTCGCCCTTACAACCCTCGTAGAATATCTTACAATCGGGGATTCATCTTTAAGCGGGAACCACTCGGTTATATGGTGTCTGAGCTGAATTATATCATGCGGGTTGAATACCGCCTTTACGCCAGGTTCTTTATCCGTAACCTGTCTTTCCGTGATGGTTCTCTCCTCGGTGTAGGAGGGGTATTCTATCCTCAACTTCAGCATAAACCTGTCCACTTCAGCCTCCGGGAGGAGGTACGTGCCCGTCACCTCAATGGGATTCTGGGTGGCCAGTACGAAGAAGAGTTTTTCCAGGGCATAGGAGGTGCGGCCTATGGTGACCTGCCGTTCCTGCATGGCCTCCAGCAGCGCACTCTGGACCTTGGCCGGGGCACGGTTTATTTCGTCTGCCAGCAGGAGGTTGGTAAAGACAGGGCCCTTATGGATGGTGGCCTTCATGGTGGCAGGCTCTATCATCTCGAAGCCTATAATGTCCGCAGGGATAAGGTCCGGGGTGAATTGTATGCGGTGGAATTTGGAGTCTATCGCCTGTGCCAGGGTCTTAACAGTGATGGTCTTGCCAAGGCCCGGGTAGCCCTCAAGCAGGATGTGCCCCTCTGAGAGAAGGGCCACAAGTATGCCCTCAATAAGCCCTTCCTGCCCGACTATAACCTTTCCTACCTCGACCTTAAGGGCCTCTATCTTTTGCCTCAGGTCTTCTATCGATACCTGCAAGGTATTTGGCCTTTATAAGATGAGCCGATAATACGATAAACGTATATCCTGCCGTTTAGAGCACTCCTGTGGAACAGGCACTAAAGCATTATATATTCATTCACTATCACAGGCAAGTACTTAGTCAGTCAACGTCTCGTAAGATAATATGACAGGAAGACAGCTCAATGTGAGGCGGGCCGTTTCGAACGTTGCGGCTATAATCTACTCTTCCGGCTCAGACCTCATAACTATTCTTGGGTTTTTTCCCCTGTAGACCTCCATAAATGTGTCGTTTTCCAGTGCCGTCGTGACAGGTTCCATCAGTTTGTTGTACTCCTGTACATATTTCAGGTATTCTCTCGGACATTCCTTGTACACCATGTAAAGGCTCAATACCCTGATTGAGTCCGGCGGGTCGAGAATGGCGAACTGCATGGTCTCCGTCCATGACAGCCTGTCAAGCTCTCCCTCCAGAAGCGGATCGCCCTGCCGGTACGGGCGTTTATCTTTAAAATGTTTCTGGTACCATGTTGTGGCCAGGTAAAAATGTTCGTCCTCGTCGGGACGTTCCCCTTTTACCTTGTCATAGATTTGTCTGGTAATTAACAGGATATTCTTCGTAACAACCTGTTGCTGTGTCGGATCTAATCCTGACCTCTTGAAACTCATATGACGCTCATAGCCTCTATTTAACGCATACTTCCCACCGCGAAGACGGCTATTATATAAGCTTCCGCGGATGCGGACAAGCCTCTTTAGTCGCGCGGAAAACACGCTACCATTTCCTTTTTCGCGGATAGAGTCTTTTTTTGTTTTCTAAGTCGGTGAGGAATGGTATCTTATTCGACACGGGGATAAAGAGGGGATACAAGATTAGAGAGGAATATGTATGGGAAATGACATAAGAAGCTCAAGGTTGACCGGGCTTATCGCCGGGTTGCTCATGGCGATTCTGGCGGTCGTGGTAATCCAGTTCCTTCTGTCTTTTTACGGGATGTCCAAGCTGCCGGAGAGACTTAAGGTCCCCGATGTATCTGGCACCAATGGTGGGGTTTACACCGTAGTGCCTGTTGATCCCGGCACGTCTGGGTACTTCGGCAGGGTCATTTTGACCAACAAACAGACCGGTGAGTCATGGATAATCTTTCCAAAGGGCCGTGCGGTCAAGGTGGAACTACCGGAAGAAGAATAATAGTACACCCTTGCGCTAAGGACAACCGAATAATGAAGAACACAGACATGATGCCCGTTTTGTGCCTTATGTGTGCGGTGTTATTGTGGCTAACTGTCTCCGTACTTGTCCTCTCCGGTGGTCTCACCCCCGTACCTGTAGCCCTCGAGGCAGGCATTTACTGTCTTGGCGTAGTCCTTATCGTGGAGGGATTTCTCCTGGAAATCCGCCGGTAAAGGCGCAACGTGTTTTCGGGCTTGTTTTCAGCACAAATTTATGTATAAACTGTGCCGTGCGCTATTATAAATACCTGCATAACCTGCTCAATGCCTCGAAGATGCCGTGTATGTAGAGAAGGAATCCGGGGGGACAAGAAGGATTATCCTCACAGCAAACACCGCGGACCTCCAGAAATTCTTTTTGGAATATGCTGAACACCCCAAGGCATTTAAGCAGCTGGACTCATTACATCGTATGCCGGCCGAGTAGCCATCCGGCGGATTGCCGGAAATACCCATTCTACACCAGGCTCATTATGCTTGACTATGGTTGCAGATAGCGGTAAATCCCGGCAACAGAGAAGCTCACCTCGGGGCATCTAGAAACTTATCACCCAATAGTCTAAACCTGTAGAAGGGGGGAGTAACGATGGCCGAGTTCTTAATGGGATTGTTGCTAGGCTTGTTTTTAGCAGTTATATTTTAAAGGCTCACTGGTTATAGCCGAACAGGATTTTGTATCAGTCAGGCAGAAAACCCGGTGAAACTCCGGGCGTGCCGGGTGGCATAACTGCCCTTGGACTGGAAACAGAAAGGGGCTGTTATGCCTTGCCTGCTGAGTCTTAAAGCGATAAGAAAGCAGCCTGGGAGCGGGCAATAAGCCGAGTTTTGTCGTGGGTGACCATTAATCTGGGACGCGCCTTTCAGCACGCCTCAAACGGCTTACCCGGGGGTCATAGCGAAGCGGGCCGCTTCATCCCCCTCTATTCAGCCTTTCTCCGGGTGGGGTTTACCATGCCGGTCCTGTCACCAGGACCGCGGTGGGCTCTTACCCCGCCTTTTCACCCTTACCCCTCACCGAAGTGACGGGCGGTATGTTTTCTGTGGCACTTTCCCTGGGATTGCTCCCGGTGGGCGTTACCCACCACCCTGCCCTGTGGAGCTCGGACTTTCCTCCCGCCTGCTCGTGGCGTGCGGGCGGCCACCTCGCCTGCTCCCGGGCCGCTAGCCTTCAGGGAGGCAGAGTATCTTACCACAGTTCAGGCACGGTATCAGCTCCTGTTTCCTGTGGACCAGGTTGTAGGTCTGGGGAGTCAACTGCATAAAGCAGCCTCCGCACGCCTGCCCTGATACCTCTACCACCGCTTCACCGTCTTTTTCTACCAACCGCTTATACAGCTCAAGTGATTCTTTATCTATCTGTTGCGCGATTTCCTGCCACGACGCCTTTGTTTCTTCGATGTTCTTGTCTAAAACGGCAATTTCGCTTTCCACCGCCACCTTCAGTTCATCGTGTTCCTTTTCCAGTGTCTCCTTCTCTCTTTTCTGGTCTTTTTCTCCGGCGGTCACGTTTTCCATATCGGCCATCATGGAGAGTATCTTATCCTCCAGAAGGCTCTTGTCCGCTTCCCTTCCTCCTATTTCAGAGAGGACAGCGCTGTATTCCTTATTGTTGTTTATCTTAAGGAGCTTTTCTCTGGACTTCTGTATTTCTTCCTCTACGCACTTGAGGTCCAGGGACTTTTTGTCTATTTCTTTCTGGAAGTTCATTGACTCGGTATGCTTTTCTTCCAGGAGGGCCTTCGCCCCTTTGATCTTAGCCTTTGATTCGTTAATGCGGTTTTGTATTATTCCTTTTCGCTTGCTTGATTCCTGGATTTTATTGTCGATGGACTGGAGCCTTTTAAGCAGTTCCAGCCTGTCCAGTCCGGATTCTTTATTGGTTACTTCCAATGCCATCGAGGAACCCTTCTAGTTTCCTGCTCCTTACGGGATGTTGTAGTTTTCTGACAGCCTTTGCCTCAATCTGTCTTACCCTTTCCCTGGTAACGTTGAACTTCTTTCCCACTTCTTCCAGGGTATACGTGTAACCGTCTCCTATGCCGTAGCGTAGTTTTATAATCTCTCTTTCCCTGTAGCTGAGAGTGTGGAGGACGGTCTCTATCTTCTCCTTGAGCATCTCCTGTGTGGCCGCGGAGACGGGGGATTCGGCCTTTTCGTCCTCGATGAAATCGCCGAACGAGCTGTCCTCGCTCTCACCCACCGGCCGGTCCAGGGAGATTTGTGAGCGGGAGATCTTCATTATCCGCCTTGCCTCAGGCACGGAGACACTCACCGCATTCGCAACCTCTTCTATGGTCGGTTCACGCCCCTTTTCCTGCAACAGCCGTTTTGACACGTTTCTGATCTTGCTCATGGTCTCTATCATATGAACGGGTATCCTGATGGTTCGCGCCTGGTCTGCGATGGAGCGTGTAATGGCCTGGCGTATCCACCATGTGGCATACGTGCTGAACTTATAACCCCGCTTGTATTCATATTTATCCACCGCCCTCATAAGCCCGGTGTTGCCCTCCTGAATCAGGTCCAGGAAGTTCAGTCCCCTGTTCCTGTATTTCTTAGCTATGCTGACCACCAGACGAAGGTTTGCGCTGGAGAGTTTCCTCTTGGCCGTCTCATGCTCCAGGAATATCTTGTCAATGCGTGTAACCTTCCTGCTGAGGCTGTCGGGCGTCTCCAGCACCTTCCTCTCCAACAGGGAAAGCGATTGGTTAAGCTCCCTCAGGCGGCCGTTGGTGGTATGACGGTTCCGTGTCCTGTTTATCTGCTCCTTGAGCGCGCTCATCTCTCTACGTATGGCCTGCAAACGGTATATTAACGGCCGTATCTTTTTTGTTATTATGTTAAGACCTGCGATTCGCTCCAGGGCGTTGCGACGTCTTGACCGTATCTTCCGCAGCAAGTTTACTCTTTCCGTCTCTGTGGTTTTCTTTAAGCGCGCCTTACTATAGTCATTCGTGTTTAACTCAATTGTCTTCCTAAGCGCCCTTATTTCTTTCGGCAGCCTCTGGAAAATCCTTTCCCTGCCGGTATCTACGGTGAAATCTAACTTCATGATTCCTTCGGCACGGCCACCTCCGTTACACAGATTCTCCAGGGCATCCACGTAGACCTCGATGTTATAATCGGAGGAGAAGACCTTTCTGAATATGCGTTTCTTGGTTATCTCGATCTCCTTGGCAAGCTCTATTTCTTCGTCTCTGGTGAGCAGGGGTATCTCGCCCATTTGGGTCAGATACATCCTTACAGGGTCGTCTATCTTCTCCGGAATAACGACCTCATACCCTCCCTCGGGCAGTCCTCCTTCAGCAATCTCAAGCTCCGCCGCGTCACGGGCATCGACCTCGGATTCATCGATGAGGTCTATCCCTATCTCATCCAACATTATCAGGATGTCGTCTATCTTTTCCGGTGAGACGACGTCGTTGTCGGGGAGAATATCGTTAAGCTCCTCGTAGGTCAGATAGCCCTTTTCTTTTCCCCGTTGAGCTAGTGTTTTTATTTTTTGTCCCAGCTTTTCCATTAAATCACGCCGTGTCATTGTGTCCTCTTTCGAGAAAGATGTGCAAGCTTCGTCTTTTCATGAAATTCTCTCAGAAGCTTCGCCTCTTCCATCTTCTCGTCACTATCCAACGTCTTTATTCTCTCTTTTGTGTCACCGATTTTCTTTTTGCTTTCTCGTCTCTTTACGTAATAGACACAATCATCAAACCGGTTACGGTAGTCGCCTCTTTCAACATCAAAGGTAACGTCGGCAATGGCCCTTGCGGGTTCATCGCCGTGGAAGAACGGAATCAGGTCCACTTCCCTTACATGACCGTTCTTGCGGTAAATCTCTAAGGCTTTGCTTGCTATCTCTCTGATGCTCTCGGTCTTCAGGGCCTTTGGTCCTACTTCTGCCTCAAACTCCTCTATCAGCTCATTGTGGGAAAGCAAAAGACCCAAAAGTTCCTTCTCCGCCCGGTAGTCTACACCGGGACCTGTCGTTACAACGGCCTCATCGTCCGCGGTCTTCCGTATACCATAGGGTGTTAAATTCCTGAACTCACGTCTCAATATATCTTCTTCAACCGCCATCTTCTTCGCTATGTCCTTTACAACGAGTTGCCGTTTTAACTCGTTCGGGATCTTCAATACCATGTGGAGAAGCTCCCTTATCGCGGCAAGTTTACCGGAAGCCGTTGAGACGTCGTGTTTCGCCTCTACCATCTGCACCTTAAAGCTGAAGAAATCAAGCGCATTACCAAGTAGTTCTTTAAACCGGTCTGCCCCATCTCTCAGTATAAATTCACAGGGGTCATCACCTTCGGGCAGTTGGACTACCCTGGCCTCAATCTCCTCTTCTGCCAGTATGTCCAGGCTCCTGTCAGAAGATTTCCTCCCGGCAGTATCGCCATCCAGAACCAGGACAACCTCCGGAGTCCACTGCCGGAGCGTCCTTATATGCTCTACGGTGAGTGCCGTGCCCAGGACCCCCACCGCGTTAGAAATGCCTTCCTGATGGGCTACTATTACATCGGTGTAGCCCTCCATTATCAGGGCCTTTCTATTTTCAAGGATGGAGGGTTTCGCCGCGTATAATCCGTAAAGGCACCTGCCCTTACTGAACAATCTCGTCTCCGGGGAGTTGACGTACTTCGGTTCCGAACCGGATAAGGTCCTGCCGCCAAACCCTACCACGCGGCCAAGATAGTCGGTAATGGGAAACATCAAGCGGTTTCGGAACCTGTCATAAACACCGCCACCGCCGGACTTGGCTATGATAAGGCCGGAGGATTGTAACCTGGAGAGAGGTATGTCTTTGGCCTGGGCCAGTCGGACAAGTGTATCCCAACTATCGGGAGCCAAACCTATCCGGAA
This genomic window from Candidatus Bathyanammoxibius amoris contains:
- a CDS encoding C4-type zinc ribbon domain-containing protein, translating into MALEVTNKESGLDRLELLKRLQSIDNKIQESSKRKGIIQNRINESKAKIKGAKALLEEKHTESMNFQKEIDKKSLDLKCVEEEIQKSREKLLKINNNKEYSAVLSEIGGREADKSLLEDKILSMMADMENVTAGEKDQKREKETLEKEHDELKVAVESEIAVLDKNIEETKASWQEIAQQIDKESLELYKRLVEKDGEAVVEVSGQACGGCFMQLTPQTYNLVHRKQELIPCLNCGKILCLPEG
- the dnaG gene encoding DNA primase, yielding MAGYTSSEKINEVQRLTNIVEVINRHVNLKRAGKNFTGLCPFHAEKTPSFSVSPEKQIYKCFGCGEGGTVFTFVMKKEGLSFPEALRVLAKRARVDIPEPGGKEGKSEGRVPLYEVNHLAVEFFHKCLLGEEGKPARDYLQNRGIKESSIKKFRIGLAPDSWDTLVRLAQAKDIPLSRLQSSGLIIAKSGGGGVYDRFRNRLMFPITDYLGRVVGFGGRTLSGSEPKYVNSPETRLFSKGRCLYGLYAAKPSILENRKALIMEGYTDVIVAHQEGISNAVGVLGTALTVEHIRTLRQWTPEVVLVLDGDTAGRKSSDRSLDILAEEEIEARVVQLPEGDDPCEFILRDGADRFKELLGNALDFFSFKVQMVEAKHDVSTASGKLAAIRELLHMVLKIPNELKRQLVVKDIAKKMAVEEDILRREFRNLTPYGIRKTADDEAVVTTGPGVDYRAEKELLGLLLSHNELIEEFEAEVGPKALKTESIREIASKALEIYRKNGHVREVDLIPFFHGDEPARAIADVTFDVERGDYRNRFDDCVYYVKRRESKKKIGDTKERIKTLDSDEKMEEAKLLREFHEKTKLAHLSRKRTQ
- a CDS encoding DUF58 domain-containing protein; translated protein: MTQRTRTRKIQLYFRRLASSLFEGPFTGSVTGPRGLELDEIREYQPGDSLRAIDWKTTARTRSLHIRVSLPDRRTSVLFLIDKSASRKFGAREVIKEDVLFSVLSILTEVVGESGNPVGLLTFTDRVERYFPPNLNQRQLLRLMSALKAEEPHGTLTDLDAAFVYVNSLSLAPSVVFILSDFIAEENYHASLSTLSKKHEVIPIVIKDEREDVLPGARAFLAVRDMESREFGFLDLSQPLTGERFAKLFIRLGLDYLVVKTGEDEGVWVNMLANFFEKRARTRRAVKG
- a CDS encoding AAA family ATPase produces the protein MQVSIEDLRQKIEALKVEVGKVIVGQEGLIEGILVALLSEGHILLEGYPGLGKTITVKTLAQAIDSKFHRIQFTPDLIPADIIGFEMIEPATMKATIHKGPVFTNLLLADEINRAPAKVQSALLEAMQERQVTIGRTSYALEKLFFVLATQNPIEVTGTYLLPEAEVDRFMLKLRIEYPSYTEERTITERQVTDKEPGVKAVFNPHDIIQLRHHITEWFPLKDESPIVRYSTRVVRATRPEESTNGFIKGVVLYGASPRASISLAKAARTYAFIKGDDTVLPEHVQDMAYPVLRHRVILTHQAESSDIDPDEVIRDMLETVPRLE
- a CDS encoding VWA domain-containing protein, which gives rise to MSLEAPVFLLLIPLMYLLFRLFRWRGYVGYSSLGRLPKLSPLKALAIRLPRALWFLAVTATIIALCHPLSDLQEIEVNTQGREMIMAIDTSFSMTGNAMEEIKGIVTDFVGERPNDLIGITIFGTDAALVVLPTQEYSLLENSIKRIHASQVGFQTAIGEGLFTAIIALIEGDMGTKFEIKKLRHSINREKLGDYALEVAKELGTKKNRIIILFTDGIYNVGINPARPLRLASRLGIKVYAVGVEPSAETGVEPELAARRKSDLKKGVMTTGGTYFMKSGEVITGPHFNKEDYVEVAKFYKEIDSIERDKIFLEKVTSKKDLYFYPALFGLVCVLGMVTVENIWITIP